One Bacillota bacterium DNA segment encodes these proteins:
- a CDS encoding magnesium transporter CorA family protein: protein MRREIAGWVDLEAPAEAEWEWLRTVRHVHPLHVEDCQHFSELPKIDVEREYLFLVLHVPAPEPPDPRGRLRLVELDLFLFEDGVVSVHMEQLPWLEQLRGRVEALAARSPQRPDRLFHALVDHAVDALIPSVQALLEQVDELGEEIWAGRGRRAIRPLRRLLRSAAQLRRSIEPEAVALTRLMHEESRLGEETRPYLKDVADHLDRLQRDLEFLQHNALALFESHLAIQSQQSNRVMQRLTVISAIFLPLSWIAGVYGMNFRHMPELAVPWAYPAVLGFMFALGLALFVYFRRAGWLD, encoded by the coding sequence TTGCGCCGCGAGATCGCGGGTTGGGTCGACCTGGAGGCGCCGGCGGAGGCGGAGTGGGAGTGGCTCCGCACGGTCCGTCACGTCCATCCCCTGCACGTGGAGGATTGCCAGCACTTCTCGGAGCTCCCCAAGATCGACGTGGAACGGGAGTACCTTTTCCTGGTGCTGCACGTGCCGGCGCCGGAGCCGCCCGATCCGCGCGGGCGGCTGCGCCTGGTGGAGCTGGACCTCTTCCTGTTCGAAGACGGCGTCGTCTCCGTCCACATGGAGCAGCTGCCCTGGCTGGAGCAGCTCCGCGGCCGGGTCGAAGCGCTGGCCGCGCGCTCGCCCCAGCGGCCCGACCGCCTCTTCCACGCGCTCGTCGACCACGCGGTCGATGCGCTGATCCCCTCCGTGCAGGCGCTCCTGGAGCAGGTGGACGAGCTGGGCGAGGAGATCTGGGCGGGCCGCGGCCGCCGGGCGATCCGGCCGCTCCGGCGGCTGCTGCGTTCGGCGGCGCAGCTTCGCCGCAGCATCGAGCCCGAGGCGGTGGCGCTGACGCGGCTGATGCACGAGGAGAGCCGGCTGGGTGAGGAGACCCGCCCCTACCTGAAGGACGTGGCCGACCACCTGGACCGGCTCCAGCGCGACCTGGAGTTCCTGCAGCACAACGCGCTGGCGCTCTTCGAGTCGCACCTGGCCATCCAGAGCCAGCAGTCCAACCGCGTCATGCAGAGGCTGACCGTCATCTCCGCCATCTTCCTCCCGCTCTCCTGGATCGCCGGCGTCTACGGCATGAACTTCCGGCACATGCCCGAGCTGGCGGTGCCCTGGGCCTATCCGGCGGTGCTGGGCTTCATGTTCGCGCTGGGGCTGGCGCTCTTCGTCTATTTCCGCCGGGCGGGGTGGCTCGACTGA